Within the Thermosynechococcus sichuanensis E542 genome, the region CTCCCTCAGCGGTAATGCAGGGATTGACAACACCTGTAGCCCAGAGAGTTCCACCTGCGGTACTGGGGCTAATATGGGACTGCCTAAGGGTGTCGGTACGCCCGATCGCCTACGCATCTATGGTAATCCCCCAGACCCAAATAATATGAGAACTGACCAAGAATTTACCCTTAGCGGCGGTTCCACCGCAGGGAGTGTCTTTGTCTATGCCCCTGATGCGAAGGTAGGCATCAATGGTGGCAGTCGCGAGCCAGATATTTTCGGAGCGGTTTGGGCAAAAACGTGGAATGGTTCCAGCTCTAACAATGCTGAAATCAAGGTGCCCGATCGCCTGCCGGAAGCTTTGGGAGGTAACTACGCTCAAGCCTCCATTGTTGTGGCACGCACCACCGAAGCGAGCAACTGGAACCGTCTAGCCCAGTACTAAATTCGGAGGCAATGTTGATGACTCGTAGTAAGTTCTATTTCCACTGGCTGGTGCAGCAACGTTCCCAAGGCTTTACCCTGGCGGAGGTCTTGGCTTCCATTCTGGTGATTAGCCTATTTACCCTAGCGGCGATGCAGGCCATTGTCATCGCTGCCTTTTTCCAAGCGGATGCCCGTAAATTTGCTGAGGCTAGCAACTGGATCCAAGATGATCTGGAAAATATCAAAATTGTTGCCTACGACCTCTGCCAAACCAAGTTTGCCCAACGCAAGCTGGCAGCACCTGCTCAAGGGAATGACACGACGCTGACCCTAGCACTCATTCAAGCCGGTGAAAGTGACTACGATCAAGCCATGCCCCCAGAGTATCGCGCCGGGGGAGCCTGTCCGGTAACTTCACCCACGGATGGGTTTCGAGTGGGCGATCGCGTTCTTATTGGTTCCGACTCAGGCACACGCCGTATTGTCTCCATATCGGGCAATACGATTACCTTGGACTCACCAGTAGGGGGCTATCGGGGGGCAGGTACTCGTGTCTATGCCCGCTGTCGGATTCAAGCCAATGAAACCGATGGCATTGATGGTGGCTTTGGTGCCTACCTGCAAACCTTGATTCCGCCGATGAACAGCAGCAATAATAGTCGCCCCATTGTCAATGACACGTTTACGATGACGCGCACACCCACTACCC harbors:
- a CDS encoding type IV pilus modification PilV family protein, producing the protein MTRSKFYFHWLVQQRSQGFTLAEVLASILVISLFTLAAMQAIVIAAFFQADARKFAEASNWIQDDLENIKIVAYDLCQTKFAQRKLAAPAQGNDTTLTLALIQAGESDYDQAMPPEYRAGGACPVTSPTDGFRVGDRVLIGSDSGTRRIVSISGNTITLDSPVGGYRGAGTRVYARCRIQANETDGIDGGFGAYLQTLIPPMNSSNNSRPIVNDTFTMTRTPTTRAEAPFQTLELAYAVRNSNNRVVAQLSTEVVPNAFFRCP